The DNA region ATTCTGACCCCCGTGAAGTATTCGGAATTTCTAGAGCGGGAGATACGGGGTTCGAAGCTGGTGCGGGTTCCTGATGCGGGCCATCTTTTGATGATTGAAAAGCCCGAGCCGGTGAACCGGGCGATAGAGGAGTTTGTGACAAAAGAGAGTGAGCAGCAAGCAGCGAGCAGTTAGACGTAAGCCGAAGAACGAAGATGGCGAACTGGAGCAGGAGGTTGAGTAGGATGGGGAGACAACAGATCGAGACGATTGAGTCGGATGTGCTCTGCGTGGGCGGGGGCATTGCCGGTCTTATGGCCGCGATCAGCGCAAGGGATGGCGGTGCGTCCGTTGTCATAGCTGAAAAAGGCAACGCTCTTTACAGCGGCCGCGGCCGTGCTGGCAATGACCATTTCTGGTGCTACATCCCAGAGGTGCACGGCTCTGATACGGATTCCTTTCTGAAGGAATGCCTCAAGGGACCGAAGCTTCGCATCATGCAGGCAGGCACCAGCATGAAAGTCATGAGAACCTTTCTCGAGAATTCTTTCGAGGTCGTCAAGCTATGGGACAGCTGGGGCATCCCCATGAAACATGACGGAAAATGGGAGTTTTCAGGCCACTCCTTCCCGGGCGACATCTTCACTCACCTCAAGTATAAAGGGCACACGCAGAAGAAGGTACTCACAGGCAAGGCTCTTGAAAAAGGAGCGAGGATAGTCAACAGGGTGATGATCTTCGATCTCCTGCGTGATTCCGGAGGCGTATGCGGCGCCATGGGCATCGACACCCGGGAGAACCGGATGTACGTATTTAAGGCAAAGAGTGTGATCGTCGCGACCGGAGTGGTCGAGCGCCTCTACCCTTCGCCCGTGCCAGGATGGATGGCAAGCACGCCCGGATGCCTTTCTCTCACAGGTGACGGCCGCATCATGGCTTACAGGGCCGGAGCTGCGCTCGTGGGTCCCGAGAGTCCCAAACGCCACATGGGACCGCGTTATTTCGGCCGGTATGGGCAGGCAACGTGGGTGGGGGTCCTGAGGGACCCGCATGGGAAGCCCATCGGGCCTTACGTGACAAAACCCGACAGAAAGTATGGCGATATGACCATGGAGGCGAGGAGCACCATCCTTGAAGATTACCTTAAATCAGGCAGAGGACCGGTTTACATGGATTGCCGGGGCATATCCGACGAGGATTACGCGTACATGATGGAAGCTTTTGTCCATGAAGGTCTTACATCGTTGATAGATTATATGAAAGAAGAAAAAATCGATCTGCGCAGGAATCCTGTTGAATTCGGCACGTATCACATTTATCCGGAAGCAAAAGTATGGATCAATGAAAAAGCAGAAACGTCGGTAGCAGGTCTTTACGCAGCAGGTGACGAGTCTATCGTGAGTATAGGGCCTGCTGCAACGTACGGCTGGATCGCTGGACGAAGCGCTGCAGACTTTGCACGAGGCAAGGCCTCTTCCGGAAGCGCACCGGATGCGTATGTCGAGCAGAGGGCCGGCGCGATTGACGACATGCTGACTCGTGAGCAGGGGCCGGACTGGAAAGAGACGAATATTGCGCTGCAGCAGATCATGCAGGATTATGTCGGGCCGGTCCGCACAGAGACACTCATGTCTGCAGGGCTGAGCTATGTGAAGCGCCTTAAGGACAAAGCGGCGACATCGATGATTGCGAGAAACCGCTGGGAACTCACCAGGGCGCTCGAGACGCAGAACCTGCTTGATCTGGGTGAACTGGTCTTTCTCGCAGCGCGAGAACGGAAGGAAACAAGAGCACTCCACAACAGGCCTGATTTCCCCATCACCAACCCCGTGCTCGATGACAAGGCAATTTTCGTCAGGCTGGTTGACGGCAGGCCTGTCATGGAATGGAAAAAAGC from Syntrophorhabdales bacterium includes:
- a CDS encoding FAD-binding protein, which encodes MGRQQIETIESDVLCVGGGIAGLMAAISARDGGASVVIAEKGNALYSGRGRAGNDHFWCYIPEVHGSDTDSFLKECLKGPKLRIMQAGTSMKVMRTFLENSFEVVKLWDSWGIPMKHDGKWEFSGHSFPGDIFTHLKYKGHTQKKVLTGKALEKGARIVNRVMIFDLLRDSGGVCGAMGIDTRENRMYVFKAKSVIVATGVVERLYPSPVPGWMASTPGCLSLTGDGRIMAYRAGAALVGPESPKRHMGPRYFGRYGQATWVGVLRDPHGKPIGPYVTKPDRKYGDMTMEARSTILEDYLKSGRGPVYMDCRGISDEDYAYMMEAFVHEGLTSLIDYMKEEKIDLRRNPVEFGTYHIYPEAKVWINEKAETSVAGLYAAGDESIVSIGPAATYGWIAGRSAADFARGKASSGSAPDAYVEQRAGAIDDMLTREQGPDWKETNIALQQIMQDYVGPVRTETLMSAGLSYVKRLKDKAATSMIARNRWELTRALETQNLLDLGELVFLAARERKETRALHNRPDFPITNPVLDDKAIFVRLVDGRPVMEWKKAE